One genomic segment of Nocardioides cavernaquae includes these proteins:
- a CDS encoding HpcH/HpaI aldolase/citrate lyase family protein — protein MSNADFRPRRSVLYMPSSNERALEKAKTIAADGIIFDLEDAVAPDAKPEARVAAAAAVQSGEYGRRELIIRVNGIGTEWHDEDIAVAAKAGPDVVLVPKVNSAEEVLALVASLEAAGAPEKTKLWAMVETPIGMLNALSIATASPRLTGFVMGTNDLVKELYAEHVPGRQPVITGLGLALLAARAAGIVIIDGVYNDVKNAEGFAAEVEQGRQMGFDGKTLIHPGQVEPANSGFAPSEQAIEDAKGLIEAFEASTGGVVTYNNRMVENLHVESAKRTLAIAEAIEALQA, from the coding sequence ATGAGCAACGCAGACTTCCGCCCCCGCCGCTCCGTCCTCTACATGCCGAGCTCCAACGAGCGGGCACTGGAGAAGGCCAAGACGATCGCCGCCGACGGCATCATCTTCGACCTCGAGGACGCCGTCGCACCCGACGCCAAGCCCGAGGCCCGTGTCGCCGCCGCTGCCGCCGTGCAGTCCGGTGAGTACGGCCGCCGCGAGCTGATCATCCGGGTCAACGGCATCGGCACCGAGTGGCACGACGAGGACATCGCGGTCGCCGCGAAGGCCGGCCCCGACGTCGTACTCGTCCCGAAGGTCAACTCCGCCGAGGAGGTCCTCGCTCTCGTGGCTTCGCTCGAGGCCGCCGGCGCGCCCGAGAAGACCAAGCTCTGGGCGATGGTCGAGACCCCGATCGGCATGCTCAACGCGCTGTCCATCGCCACGGCCTCCCCGCGCCTGACCGGCTTCGTCATGGGCACCAACGACCTGGTCAAGGAGCTCTACGCCGAGCACGTCCCCGGCCGCCAGCCCGTCATCACCGGCCTCGGCCTGGCGCTGCTCGCGGCCCGCGCTGCCGGCATCGTCATCATCGACGGCGTCTACAACGACGTGAAGAACGCCGAAGGCTTCGCAGCCGAGGTCGAGCAGGGCCGCCAGATGGGCTTCGACGGCAAGACCCTGATCCACCCGGGTCAGGTCGAGCCGGCCAACTCCGGGTTCGCCCCGAGCGAGCAGGCGATCGAGGACGCCAAGGGCCTGATCGAGGCGTTCGAAGCCTCCACCGGCGGCGTCGTGACCTACAACAACCGGATGGTCGAGAACCTCCACGTCGAGTCCGCCAAGCGCACGCTGGCGATCGCCGAGGCCATCGAGGCCCTTCAGGCCTGA
- a CDS encoding HpcH/HpaI aldolase/citrate lyase family protein → MRSAKDFFAPLAVGAPTPVREIPARPSRAIHFFDPSNEKMAAKIPAMVGTVDVLLGNLEDAVKADNKVAAREGLVRIAQATDFGPTQLWTRINSLDSPWVLDDLTTLVPAIGEKLDVIMVPKVQGAEDIHYIDRLLAQLEAKAGITKPILIHAILETARGVANVEEICGASPRMQGLSLGPADLAADRKMKTTRVGGGHPGYLVRQDPPRAADGTNDINAARTTYQQDLWHYTIAKMVDACAMHGIYPYYGPFGDIADVVACEDQFRNAFLLGCVGTWSLHPKQIEIANRVFSPSVEDIKHARRVVAAMGDGTGAVMLDGKMEDDASLKQCLVLVALAEQLAAIDPNLKATYDAIELEEGA, encoded by the coding sequence ATGCGTTCAGCCAAGGATTTCTTCGCCCCGCTCGCCGTGGGCGCGCCCACCCCGGTCCGTGAGATTCCGGCCCGCCCGAGCCGTGCCATCCACTTCTTCGACCCGTCGAACGAGAAGATGGCCGCCAAGATCCCGGCCATGGTCGGCACCGTCGACGTGCTGCTCGGCAACCTCGAGGACGCCGTCAAGGCCGACAACAAGGTGGCCGCCCGCGAGGGCCTCGTCCGGATCGCCCAGGCCACGGACTTCGGCCCCACCCAGCTGTGGACCCGGATCAACTCGCTCGACAGCCCCTGGGTGCTGGACGACCTGACCACGCTCGTGCCGGCCATCGGCGAGAAGCTCGACGTCATCATGGTCCCGAAGGTGCAGGGCGCCGAGGACATCCACTACATCGACCGCCTCCTCGCGCAGCTCGAGGCGAAGGCCGGCATCACCAAGCCGATCCTGATCCACGCGATCCTCGAGACCGCCCGCGGCGTCGCCAACGTCGAGGAGATCTGCGGCGCGTCCCCGCGCATGCAGGGCCTCTCCCTCGGCCCGGCCGACCTGGCCGCCGACCGCAAGATGAAGACCACCCGCGTCGGCGGCGGCCACCCGGGCTACCTGGTCCGCCAGGACCCGCCGCGCGCTGCCGACGGCACGAACGACATCAACGCCGCCCGCACGACGTACCAGCAGGACCTGTGGCACTACACGATTGCCAAGATGGTCGACGCCTGCGCGATGCACGGCATCTACCCCTACTACGGCCCGTTCGGTGACATCGCCGACGTCGTCGCGTGTGAGGACCAGTTCCGCAACGCCTTCCTGCTCGGCTGCGTCGGCACGTGGTCGCTGCACCCGAAGCAGATCGAGATCGCCAACCGCGTCTTCTCCCCCTCCGTCGAGGACATCAAGCACGCCCGCCGCGTGGTTGCCGCCATGGGCGACGGCACCGGCGCCGTGATGCTCGACGGCAAGATGGAGGACGACGCCTCCCTGAAGCAGTGCCTGGTCCTGGTCGCCCTTGCGGAGCAGCTCGCCGCGATCGACCCGAACCTCAAGGCCACCTACGACGCGATCGAGCTGGAAGAGGGAGCCTGA